ATGCGTCCCATCATGTAATGTGACTAGGCCCCCCATCCAGCGATGGCGCTCCCCAGGAGCCTGGTGCTCAAGCGGATACGATTTCTATTCGATGAGGCTTTGCGAGCTTCGCTGCCAGTTCCTGCGGGGGATATGTGCTAACAGCTCTTTTCATTTGCCCTCTCATTTCAGTTAATTGAAGTGCTCTGGTTAATGTACAGGCCGTGGCAATGAGAAACTGAACCCATGACATTGTGAAAGACTTTAATATCAGGGTAGCTGCAATCTGTCATCACAGTCAGTTTaacaaattatgaaatatttgataatATGATAATGTTGAGAATAATCAGTCTTAATATTCAATTTTGCAGCGTTATTgtatttaatataaattatattttgagtattgaattctttcattttttttctaaccagGAAATACAAGCCCTTGCATTTGCAGTCTATGACCTTTCCAGCGCTGTGCTACTTGGGCCGATTTAGTCCCTTtgaatctcctcctcctccttttgaaaaacagacagatgaagGAGAAAGTAAAAGGTTTGTTCAACTTTGCTTAGGTCACAAGTTTTTAGTgatattcaccattttattgCTCACAAAAATGTCTTTCCCGTCTGGCCttgattgtgtcaaaacaaaacatggaacTGGAAAGTAACTTTATTTGCttaatgttgtaaaaaaaaaaaaaacacacaactattTCAATTATAATTGATTCTTcaattgttgtttattctttGTTGAttagggagaagaagaaaattataAGCAGCATTCAGGACAAATCCCAAACCCCGCTCACCTTTAACCCTTCACCGTGGCGGCCACGCAAAAAGGACACGTCATACTGCGAGTGCTGTCATCAACCCTTCACCAATCTGGAGGAGgtggaacattttttaaaaatctgttgttATTGGTGTTTATTAGTTCTGCAGTTGACATTGTATACATCGTGACATAATCTTTGATTCGGTCTTTGTTGGTCCTTGCAGCACCTACAGTCTGATCAGCACCGTATGTTTGTGCTGGATCCCTCCAACTACAGTGTGGTGGATCAACTTGTGGACGAAATGCTTCCAGGGTTCAACCCCAGCCCATCTCAACCATCAGAAGAAACCTTGAGCAGGTGAGTTTGATTATTACCTCGTAAtgtccaaatgtgtttttttttcaactggaACAGgctttttttgtgcttttaatTTATAATATTGTCCATGTTTTCCTCCTAGACCAACAACTCCTCTGCCCATCCAGGATGTCTGTGAACTGGAGCTGCTCACGGATGGTGAGACGGAGCTTGCTGTGCAGGCCCTGCGCAGACAAAGTTCATCATTCAATACTCGCATCTCCAATCGTGCTGGGGGCCCACTCTCTATTGGCCCTGCCAGCCCATCACCAGGAATTCCGTTTCCTATCCCGAATCCAGCCACACCACATGCTGACATCCAGTCTTCCAATCCTGCAGTTGAGTCACAGTACCCTGATATCCAGCCTCACACTTCAAGCCCCTCCATGCCTGTATTGGATGTTGAACCATCAGCCCACATCTCAGCATGCCAGCAGCCGCCCCACTGCCCTGATACCCTATGTACAACCCTCGACCCTTACTCCCTGCCCCCAGTCCTCAGCCCACAAGTCCCCTCACACATTATGGAGCTGCACAACCCATACTCGGAGCCCCCTGTCCTCAGCCCTCAGCAGTACACCGCAGAGGAAACTATGGAAGGAGTCATTTATGAAATGGACACCACAGAGAGTTTGTATGAGTCTGTCTCCGCTGTCAAAGTTCCTAGCTCCATCCCACTTCTTTCCTCTGTAGCTGTGACAACTGCAGAAGAAGTGAATGAATCAAACCAAGATGGACTTTTATCATTCAGTAGGATCGTATGTTCCGGCAGTGGTTTGGGGTGTGATAAACTGGATTCGTGTAGATCCCAATCCCTGCCtcgacagtcagacagtcggaCAGCTCCAAACCTCAAAAAGCGCTGTAGATCAGCCAGCCCTGAAAGTGTCCGTAGCAAAAGGAAGAGGACTACAGTGAAATTTAACTACGATTGTAGATGGACTGAACAAGGGCGTAAATCTACAAAACTAGAAAGTGACATTATGGCAAGGACTGGGGGCTGTGTATTATTTGATAAGGCCTGTTGTCAGATAATACAGTGTTGTCCTCACCAAGAGGTCTCTTCAACATGCATGGTGGAAACACTGGATTTAAAACAGgctttgaacacattttttgttcCCACAGTGCAGAATTTCACATTGGCACCAAGTGAAGTTGACATTTTAGGTCATGGTAGCACACCTGTTGCTACTCCctcaaaaacaaagacttttaaTCCTCCACCCCAGTTCCCTGATGAAAAAGTTCACAGTGCATTTTCCAGCCAAGACTCTCAGCGGTCACTATCCCACTCTACCTCTGTGTGCATCGAGTCAGCCCTCATCCCCGACCTCGCCGTGCTCTCCCCGTCGTCGTCAGACTCCGACTGGGACTGTGACCTGCTGTCACGGCTGGGCCCGACCTCGGCAACACCTCTGTCGCCCACAGAACAGAGCTGTGAGCTCGACAAGGAGCTCCTCCATAAGCCGTGCACCTGGATGCACAACAGCAGCTACGAGTCGCGTCTCCACACGGCCCTTCAGCCGCCGACCCCAGCGGCCTCACTCTGTGGGGAGGAAAGGGACCCGTCAGTGTTTTCCAGGACTGTGGTGCCGATTGTTGAGGTTCAGCACTGATTATTCATTTCTTGAtcgtttcaaaaacaaaacaggaagagcTACTGCTGGAAGATGCAAGTGTTGGACTTTGCAGCTGCGTATCCCACCTCAGAAACAATGGGAAGCACTTAAGCTCTTCAAAATAAGCCACTGGAGTATACgttgaataaatatttaaaatttagtGCAAAGTAAATTGGAATACTCAGCTGGTTTTGGACatgcatatttttatttcttgttgtAGTGGATGCATAGTGGATGCTGCATTTTCCCATGAATTCAAAGAGCGTCCATTATCATTTTTACCCCCAACCCCTGATTTTCCTAGTGCACAGAACCCAGGCAATTTCTGTACATTGTGCTGACTGCGGCCTTTCAGCAGCAATGTCCGGGAACATGCGGTGGTACTGAGAATTTAATGAGGGCCTTGCTGAAGGGGGCATTACTCAATTACTGTAAGTGCTGCATCTGGATCCGATCCCGAATGCACCGGCGTTGATGGTCAAACGGGCGAGACGAGGTGTTCGCGCAGTGGAGGCCTCGCGCAACCCGCGAGACAAACGGTCTGATTAACGTCAAACAACTTTTCCTCCCTGTTGAAGGTGGGCCAAAGGAGAGACGGCTGCTCCACTGCAGTGCACTGCAGCCACAGGGAGGCTCATCGTCTTCTTCACTTGTCAGTTTTTCAAATTGAAGGTCACGTACCGTTACAGACTCCTCACTGCAGACAAAACTCAAAACGCCATGTTGCCTCAGACGTATCACCGCTGTCTAAATGTTTTTCATGGACATTTTAAACGGACCCACAACGCAACAGGCGAACAGCACATGATTTCCGTATGTGGAAGAATTACAATTCTCAtaggaaaaatgtgaaaaagtgaaatcttgttgtgttttttaaataaatgtttttaaccTTTAAACATTTCCtgctgcctgcctcagaaaaaaagttgttgcttATAGCAAAGTTAAGAAGTTTGGTGCTGAAcatatttcttcctgttaacGAGTGCTGACAGTGCTTGTAGGGTAAGGGAGAGCCAAATGGGGAGGCAAGGATGGAGCAAGGGCAACAGATGTGACCTGTTTGGCTCCTCATTCCAGCTTCCAGCTGACGCAAACAATATTTGATATCTAATCTCTGTGCCTTGTTGCGTAACCCTTAACTTTAAACCTTTGTTGAAATGACAGGATCCTTTGTTATGATCGGCCCTGGACACAACCACTGCCGATTGGCTTGGGAACCACTCCTACCTTCCCACCCAGGATACTTTCTGGTTCTTGTGCACTGAATGAGACTTTCTTGGTAAGTAGTGAGGAATGTGGGGAATTGCAGATAGTTTGATGTGAAATGTTCTTGGCACGTCTGTCCACAGACTCCTGTTTGATTGGATTTTATGTGACGGGTTGCAGtcggacagtgtgtgtgtgtgtcgacgtATTGTAGTCAgttatatatattcaaataatataaATTTATATGTGAACACTATAAACAATTAATATGAGGTCattatttatacagcacctttcaaacaaatcaaatgcaattcaaagtgcatTTTGGGTGATTGATAAAACCTAAGGTGATAAAAGGGAGACTGATCAAGAGACTACCACAAACCAGAACAAtaatttcaaaacaatgatTACAATAAGAAAGTACTACAcataaaattaataattacaagTTAAGGTCAATAAAGTTATATATAGTAAAATAatgttaaacacaaacattttagtAAAACTAACGGTGAGaattatttataaattattaaGACGAACATGAAAGGGAGTTAAAAGTCTGCCTTAGtggctgttctggagctttctgTCCTATTCTGCAGTCTTCCTCCACAGATCTATtgtccactcctcctcctccatgtttagAGACATCTAACAAGTCGTCAGGGTTAGTCTTGTTTGTTGTCATAAATGATAACTCAAAATATTATTAGAACCCACTGTTGGCTCAAATTCAAAATCCACATCAAGAGCCACATCaaatttatataaaatgttgCTATGCAACAATACTTTATTGTacatgaggatgatgaagatgaaaattgtgtgtgtgtgtgtgtgtgtgtgtgtgtgtgtgtgagagagagtgtgagagagagagcgagagtgagagagagagaaagagtgagagagagagagagagagagagagagagagagagagagagagagagagagagagccgcaGAGCTCGGTGACACCGACACACACCAGGCTGCCGGAGCCGAGCGGAGGAGCCTTGTGTCCGGGAGCCTTTACCCAACGTGCTGGATgcggggagggaggtgagataTGCGGGCGCCGCGTCTGAAGGAGCCCCACCGTTGTGTTCGTGCTCGCTGTGACCGAcagtcctcctcctgctgctgctgctgctctccgcGGATCATCTAACGGCGCCGCACCGGGGACATCACAGGGACTATGTGAGCACCATGCTCGCCGTGAGATGCCTGCTGTTCGCCGCAGCGTGTGCACGGTGCGCCGCGACCGGTAAGAAGGCTGCACGCCCCGCTTTCTCTCGGGATTTAGTTTTGTTGCAGATAATCATTGGGGAGGcagtggggggagagagaaggaaaaattTGCACGATTTCTGTTATTGCGGCCACTCACCCTGCGCTCTCCAATAACAACAAGGAGCGCGTAATTGTTGCATCGCGGTGTCAACAAACAGCTCAGGATCAGATAGTATCAgacaataaatgtatatatgagACATTTAACATCACActcagaaacccccccccccccccccccccccccccccccccccccccctccgcgtCCTCCTGCAGGTCTGGAGGGAAGCCTGCCGCCTGCAGAAGAGCTCGTTCAGCCCAAGCGGCTCCTGCAACAGACCCACTCCCCGGAGGAGCTGCTCCACAGCCGCCTGGACACCCGGGTCTCAAACGACACCACCGGGGCGCAGGTGAGTGCTGCTGCCTGCACCTGCGACTGTCGTGACACCCGACAACACGAGCgccgcacagacacacagacacacacacacacacacacacacacacacacacacacacacacactaataataacaatgccCCCTCCATCTAATCTCAGTTTATGTAATGTCACTGAGATGAAATTGTGAGCAAGACAAGACCGACGTCAAGTGGGTGCTTCAGGTTGGGTTCCTTCAAAGATTTTCCATTCAGTTGTCCAAAACCTTTATAAACCATCATCCTCCTCAGTAATTCTCTCATCAGTTGAAATCAATTTAACAAAGAAGGAGTTTAAGTGGCTATAGATTATAGTTTCAGTTTACACTTGAACGATGTGAGATATATTCCTCTCTTTAAAGCATTCTACTACAAGACAGACATTATTCCcaattcaaatgtttgtgttttagatGTAACTTTCCTGAAATAAAGAAGATTCATTAATTCGAGGTCAAGCTTTAATCATTCACATATCTAAATATACATTATAGTGTTTGTCAACACACTGTTCAGAATGATACTGTTTTTCAAACACCCTCAGGATGACCttaaaataagacaaatataTTCTATGAGATTACaagggaagaaataaaaaaactaattacCTCTGGGATAAAATAGCTTTATATTCAAAAACAATTTCTAACCTTCCCTTGCTCTCACCTCTGTTGATCCTCTCCTTTGAGGTCA
This Scophthalmus maximus strain ysfricsl-2021 chromosome 16, ASM2237912v1, whole genome shotgun sequence DNA region includes the following protein-coding sequences:
- the dbf4b gene encoding uncharacterized protein dbf4b — protein: MHQQQCAEERGPLGKLCPGDKKLEGKTFYLDNVKKRSTALLLETISLLGGRIESFLHKDVNFVVTGTEEVVKGERCVVTKGKSKGTNEEAQHPSKQRESVLSSDKPQPGTPRPVACGSRGMALLEKAIRNNEQRQGSSVLASARSWGVKILYVDDVLLYLKQLTRERFSMKHKRPERTSTKQQVSPVIKAAALRTPYVKIEDSSRKYKPLHLQSMTFPALCYLGRFSPFESPPPPFEKQTDEGESKREKKKIISSIQDKSQTPLTFNPSPWRPRKKDTSYCECCHQPFTNLEEHLQSDQHRMFVLDPSNYSVVDQLVDEMLPGFNPSPSQPSEETLSRPTTPLPIQDVCELELLTDGETELAVQALRRQSSSFNTRISNRAGGPLSIGPASPSPGIPFPIPNPATPHADIQSSNPAVESQYPDIQPHTSSPSMPVLDVEPSAHISACQQPPHCPDTLCTTLDPYSLPPVLSPQVPSHIMELHNPYSEPPVLSPQQYTAEETMEGVIYEMDTTESLYESVSAVKVPSSIPLLSSVAVTTAEEVNESNQDGLLSFSRIVCSGSGLGCDKLDSCRSQSLPRQSDSRTAPNLKKRCRSASPESVRSKRKRTTVKFNYDCRWTEQGRKSTKLESDIMARTGGCVLFDKACCQIIQCCPHQEVSSTCMVETLDLKQALNTFFVPTVQNFTLAPSEVDILGHGSTPVATPSKTKTFNPPPQFPDEKVHSAFSSQDSQRSLSHSTSVCIESALIPDLAVLSPSSSDSDWDCDLLSRLGPTSATPLSPTEQSCELDKELLHKPCTWMHNSSYESRLHTALQPPTPAASLCGEERDPSVFSRTVVPIVEVQH